Sequence from the Actinocatenispora sera genome:
TAAGCGTGTGACCGAATCACGGTGACAAGCTGGACCTACGCGGCGAGATCCAGGTGCTCGCGCGCGGTCGACGCGGCGCGGCGCGGCGAGCAGCGTCGAGGGTTTGGGTCCGGTGCCCGCCATGGCCGGATCGGTTCGTGGTTCGGCCGGGCGCCCGTCGTGCGAGTGGCTCGATTACGCGAGCCCATCGCGATCGGGGGCCGGCAGGCTCATCAGGCGAACCCCGGACATCTCGAGTCGCAGGCCGAACTGGTCGGACGCGACGCGCAGGACGACACGCGCGCAGGTCGGGCACCGGACGACGAGGGCAGGCGCATCCGGGTAGACGTCGTACTCCGCCAGGATC
This genomic interval carries:
- a CDS encoding DUF6510 family protein, which gives rise to MNAQDRLDGNVLGGPLADFFQPDVTAATIDCAHCGSAAILAEYDVYPDAPALVVRCPTCARVVLRVASDQFGLRLEMSGVRLMSLPAPDRDGLA